In the genome of Longimicrobium sp., the window CCGGGCGCGCCACCCGGACCTCCCCCACACCCGAAGCAAGCCAGTCCGCGCAGGCGGACTTCGTGTGTTTGTTGCAGCGAATTCATTCGCCCGACCGAGCCAGGGCCGGGTGAATCCGGTCGGCCAGCGAGGAGCCAGGGTGCCGGTGGGGCCGCAGGTGCGGGGCGCCTCGCGGAGTGTGTGGCGGATCCCTCAGTCGCTGCATAGTCCGGGGGCACGGGCCGGTGCCGCTTGGGCGCTCCATCGGGATGACATCGTGCGGCTTCGGCACGGTCGGCGTGGCCGCTCCTCGGGACGACAGGTGCGCTTCGGCCGGTGCGGGGCGCTCCTCGGGATGGCAGGCGCGCTTCGGTAGGTACGGGGCGCGTGCAGGTGAAGCCCCGCGCGTTTACCCCGCCGTTCGAGCCCCGCGCGCGCCGGCCGTGGCGTAGAAGATCACCACCGCGACGACGATCACGCCGCCCACGACCATCCACTCGTCACGCTTGATGGAAGTCAGCAGCCACGCGATGACGGCCAGCGCCAGGAAGGGCACCAGCCCGGCGGCGGGCACGCGGAAGGGGATGCCGCCCGCCTGCACGTTGCGGCGCCTGAGCTCCCACGCCGCCAGCGCACAGGCGGCGTACAGCAGCAGCGTCGACAGATTGGCCAGGATGGCCAGCTGCTCGAAGGTGCCCGAGATGGCCAGCGCCAGCACGATCACGCTCTGCACCACGATGGCCACGTGCGGCGTGTGGAAGCGCGGGTGCACCGCCGCCAGCCGCCGGGGAAGGAACCCGTCGCGGCCCAGCGCGAACAGGGCGCGCGGCACGGCCAACGTCATCCCGCTCACGTAGCCGAACATCGACACCACGGCGCCCACCAGGATCAGCGTGCGCCCCCAGGGCCCCAGCGCCACCGCCGCCGCGTCGGCCAGCGGGGTGCCCGACTTCGCCAGCGCGGCGCCCAGCACCCCCTGCGCCACCAGGTGAAGGCCGATGTACATGGTGGTGATGGTGACCATCGCCAGCCCAATGGCGCGCGGAATGGTGCGCGCCACGTTCTTCACCTCGCCGCTGGGCACCAGCGCGCTCTCGATGCCGGCGAACGCGAAGATCAGCACGATGGAGCTGCGGGCCAGGTCGCCGGCCGCGGGCGCGCCCTCCCACGCCAGGTTGGGCGCGCGGATGGCGAACGCGCCCACGACGAGCAGCAGCACCAGCGGAAGGAGCTTGGCGACCGTCGCGACGGAGTTGAGCGTGGTGCCCTGCTTGACGCCGCGGACGTTCACCGCGGCCAGCGCGGCGAAGATCACCAGCAGCACCACGACCCGCGCCGCGCTGCCTCCCAGCGCCGGGATCAGTGCGCCCAGCGAATCGGCGAAGATGGTGGAGACCGCCGCCAGGGCGAACGTGCCGACCACCCAGAGCAGCACCCCCGCGAGAAAGCCCGGCAGCGGGCCGAACGCCACCTCGACGTAGGCGTACGGCCCGCCCGTGAGCGCCACCCGGCTCCCCGCCTGGGCGAAGCACAGCACGATCAGCCCCATGGCCACGGCGCACACCAGGTACGCCAGGGGCGCGGCGCCGCCCAGCTGCGACGCCGCGCTGGCGGGCAGGCGAAAGATGCCGCCGCCGATGGTGACGTTCACGATGCTGGCCGCCAGGCCCCAGACCCCCAGCGCGCGAACGAGGCTCGACTCCGAGCGGGTGGTGGTTTCGTCGTGCATGGATGATGGGTCCGGTAAGAGAGGAGCCGTGCGGCGCGGAAGCCGGAACCTTGGCCCGCCCGGAGAGTGGGCGCAAGAGAGAAGAAGGAATTTGCACGCAGAGCAGCACAGTAAGTCGATTGGTCGGGGCACCGCGCCCCTGCGGCCACGATCCCTGCGCCCCATTTCCCGTGAAAATCGCCACTGCGGTCCCCGCCGCGTCGGCAACGGTGCGTCACTTGCGCCAAAGACGCTGTTTACTTGGTTCAGGTGTACCAGGGAATGCGTGACCGCTCGCGAGCTTTCCCGCCAATCGGTCCGCGGGTGGGCACCGGGACTCGCGCCTTCCACGCCAGCGCTCGGAGTTGTTCAC includes:
- a CDS encoding APC family permease, producing MHDETTTRSESSLVRALGVWGLAASIVNVTIGGGIFRLPASAASQLGGAAPLAYLVCAVAMGLIVLCFAQAGSRVALTGGPYAYVEVAFGPLPGFLAGVLLWVVGTFALAAVSTIFADSLGALIPALGGSAARVVVLLVIFAALAAVNVRGVKQGTTLNSVATVAKLLPLVLLLVVGAFAIRAPNLAWEGAPAAGDLARSSIVLIFAFAGIESALVPSGEVKNVARTIPRAIGLAMVTITTMYIGLHLVAQGVLGAALAKSGTPLADAAAVALGPWGRTLILVGAVVSMFGYVSGMTLAVPRALFALGRDGFLPRRLAAVHPRFHTPHVAIVVQSVIVLALAISGTFEQLAILANLSTLLLYAACALAAWELRRRNVQAGGIPFRVPAAGLVPFLALAVIAWLLTSIKRDEWMVVGGVIVVAVVIFYATAGARGARTAG